In Miscanthus floridulus cultivar M001 chromosome 5, ASM1932011v1, whole genome shotgun sequence, one genomic interval encodes:
- the LOC136452723 gene encoding protein ALP1-like isoform X1 — protein sequence MEDDVPSETQSQEEDESQDDLWDEEDDDRAEFDQSVQSYILQCRRKRRRILSIAATMMGMYHFDTYINKAEYRIATESGYEWVMKTLGNTTSCYNMFRMSQDLFLRLHSLLVESYGLKSTKRMCSMEALGLFLWICGAPQSLRQVEDRFTRSLETICRKFDKVVESVNKLAVDVIKPKDPEFENMHRRLQSPRFTPFFDNCIGAIDGTHIPVVVPSNKVVQHMGRHGYTSQNVMAICDFDMRYTFVVAGWPGSVHDMRVFKDAIDKFGDKFPHPPEGKYYLIDSGYPNRPGYLAPYKGIKYHLPEFRQGVMPRGKKELFNYSHSSLRNVIERSFGVLKMKWRILLDLPSYPMQKQSHIIIACMAMHNFIRDSFLRDVDFDLVDHDENYVPFAEGSSSDGNVSNVHHGDEDVNMNEFRDWIADGLFSRS from the exons GAGGAAGATGAGTCTCAGGATGATCTATgggatgaagaggatgatgatagGGCTGAATTTGATCAGAGTGTACAATCATATATACTGCAGtgtaggaggaagaggaggagaatCTTAAGTATTGCAGCTACCATGATGGGTATGTATCACTTTGACACCTACATTAACAAAGCAGAATACAGAATAGCAACAGAAAGTGGATATGAATGGGTCATGAAGACACTAGGAAATACCACTTCTTGTTACAATATGTTTAGAATGAGTCAAGATCTGTTTCTGAGGCTACATAGTTTGCTAGTTGAATCATATGGGCTAAAATCAACTAAGAGGATGTGTTCTATGGAGGCTTTAGGGTTGTTTCTGTGGATATGTGGTGCACCACAATCTCTTAGACAAGTTGAAGATCGTTTCACAAGATCACTAGAAACAATATGTAGAAAGTTTGATAAAGTTGTAGAGAGTGTGAACAAGCTAGCAGTAGACGTCATTAAGCCCAAGGACCCTGAGTTTGAAAATATGCATCGTAGGTTGCAAAGCCCTCGCTTCACACCATTCTTTGACAATTGCATTGGAGCTATAGACGGTACTCATATTCCTGTAGTAGTGCCAAGTAACAAGGTAGTTCAACATATGGGAAGACATGGATATACGAGTCAGAATGTCATGGCCATATGTGATTTCGATATGAGGTATACTTTTGTGGTGGCTGGTTGGCCTGGGTCAGTTCATGATATGAGGGTGTTCAAAGATGCAATTGACAAGTTTGGAGACAAGTTTCCGCATCCACCTGAAG GCAAGTACTACCTTATTGACTCGGGTTACCCGAACCGACCGGGATATCTTGCACCGTACAAAGGAATCAAGTACCATCTGCCGGAGTTTAGACAAGGAGTAATGCCAAGAGGTAAAAAAGAACTATTTAATTACTCACATTCTTCACTTCGTAATGTCATTGAGCGGTCGTTTGGAGTTCTAAAGATGAAGTGGAGGATTTTGCTTGACCTTCCTAGCTATCCAATGCAAAAGCAAAGCCATATAATTATTGCGTGCATGGCAATGCATAATTTTATTAGGGATAGTTTTTTGAGAGATGTGGACTTTGATTTGGTTGATCATGATGAGAACTATGTTCCATTCGCCGAAGGATCCTCTTCTGACGGTAATGTGTCAAATGTACATCATGGAGACGAAGATGTAAACATGAATGAGTTCCGTGATTGGATAGCCGATGGGTTGTTTAGTAGATCGTAG
- the LOC136452723 gene encoding protein ALP1-like isoform X2: protein MEDDVPSETQSQEEDESQDDLWDEEDDDRAEFDQSVQSYILQCRRKRRRILSIAATMMVVPSNKVVQHMGRHGYTSQNVMAICDFDMRYTFVVAGWPGSVHDMRVFKDAIDKFGDKFPHPPEGKYYLIDSGYPNRPGYLAPYKGIKYHLPEFRQGVMPRGKKELFNYSHSSLRNVIERSFGVLKMKWRILLDLPSYPMQKQSHIIIACMAMHNFIRDSFLRDVDFDLVDHDENYVPFAEGSSSDGNVSNVHHGDEDVNMNEFRDWIADGLFSRS from the exons GAGGAAGATGAGTCTCAGGATGATCTATgggatgaagaggatgatgatagGGCTGAATTTGATCAGAGTGTACAATCATATATACTGCAGtgtaggaggaagaggaggagaatCTTAAGTATTGCAGCTACCATGATGG TAGTGCCAAGTAACAAGGTAGTTCAACATATGGGAAGACATGGATATACGAGTCAGAATGTCATGGCCATATGTGATTTCGATATGAGGTATACTTTTGTGGTGGCTGGTTGGCCTGGGTCAGTTCATGATATGAGGGTGTTCAAAGATGCAATTGACAAGTTTGGAGACAAGTTTCCGCATCCACCTGAAG GCAAGTACTACCTTATTGACTCGGGTTACCCGAACCGACCGGGATATCTTGCACCGTACAAAGGAATCAAGTACCATCTGCCGGAGTTTAGACAAGGAGTAATGCCAAGAGGTAAAAAAGAACTATTTAATTACTCACATTCTTCACTTCGTAATGTCATTGAGCGGTCGTTTGGAGTTCTAAAGATGAAGTGGAGGATTTTGCTTGACCTTCCTAGCTATCCAATGCAAAAGCAAAGCCATATAATTATTGCGTGCATGGCAATGCATAATTTTATTAGGGATAGTTTTTTGAGAGATGTGGACTTTGATTTGGTTGATCATGATGAGAACTATGTTCCATTCGCCGAAGGATCCTCTTCTGACGGTAATGTGTCAAATGTACATCATGGAGACGAAGATGTAAACATGAATGAGTTCCGTGATTGGATAGCCGATGGGTTGTTTAGTAGATCGTAG